A region from the Aegilops tauschii subsp. strangulata cultivar AL8/78 chromosome 5, Aet v6.0, whole genome shotgun sequence genome encodes:
- the LOC109732403 gene encoding fructokinase-2-like, whose product MAPLGDTVAPLAAAAAPGLVVSFGEMLIDFVPDVAGVSLAESGCFVKAPGGAPANVACAVSKLGGSSAFVGKFGDDEFGHMLVDILKQNGVNAEGCLFDQHARTALAFVTLKSNGEREFMFYRNPSADMLLTEAELNLDLIRRARIFHYGSISLITEPCRSAHVAAMRAAKSAGILCSYDPNVRLPLWPSAQAARDGIMSIWKEADFIKVSDEEVAFLTQGDAHDEKNVLSLWFEGLKLLVVTDGEKGCRYFTKDFKGSLPGYSVNTVDTTGAGDAFVGSLLLNVAKDDSIFYNEAKLREMLQFSNACGAICTTKKGAIPALPTTATALELISKGTN is encoded by the exons ATGGCGCCTCTCGGTGATACTGTTGCTCCTTtggccgccgccgcggcgcccgGCCTCGTCGTTTCCTTCGGTGAGATGCTAATTGACTTTGTGCCGGACGTGGCCGGCGTCTCGCTCGCTGAGTCCGGATGCTTCGTCAAGGCGCCCGGGGGCGCGCCCGCCAACGTTGCATGTGCCGTTTCCAAGCTCGGCGGCTCCTCCGCCTTTGTCGGCAAG TTTGGCGACGACGAGTTCGGCCACATGCTGGTGGACATCCTCAAGCAGAACGGCGTGAACGCGGAGGGCTGCCTCTTCGACCAGCACGCGCGCACCGCCCTGGCCTTCGTCACCCTCAAGTCCAACGGAGAGCGCGAGTTCATGTTCTACCGCAACCCGTCCGCCGACATGCTCCTCACCGAGGCGGAGCTCAACCTCGACCTCATCCGCCGCGCCCGCATCTTCCACTATGGCTCCATCTCGCTCATCACCGAGCCCTGCCGCTCTGCCCACGTGGCCGCCATGCGCGCCGCCAAGTCCGCTGGCATCCTCTGCTCCTACGATCCCAATGTGCGCCTCCCGCTCTGGCCCTCCGCGCAGGCCGCACGTGACGGCATCATGAGCATCTGGAAGGAGGCCGACTTCATCAAGGTGAGCGACGAGGAGGTGGCCTTCCTCACCCAGGGCGACGCCCACGACGAGAAGAACGTCCTCTCCCTCTGGTTCGAGGGCCTCAAGCTGCTCGTCGTCACAGACGGCGAGAAGGGGTGCAGGTACTTCACCAAGGACTTCAAGGGCTCCCTGCCAGGGTACTCCGTCAACACGGTCGACACCACCGGCGCCGGCGATGCCTTCGTTGGATCCCTCCTCCTCAACGTCGCCAAGGACGACTCCATCTTCTAT AACGAGGCCAAGCTGAGGGAGATGCTGCAGTTCTCAAACGCTTGCGGGGCCATTTGCACCACCAAGAAGGGAGCCATCCCAGCGTTGCCCACCACCGCCACCGCCCTGGAGCTCATCAGCAAGGGCACCAACTAG